The Stomoxys calcitrans chromosome 3, idStoCalc2.1, whole genome shotgun sequence genome includes a region encoding these proteins:
- the LOC106084859 gene encoding protein farnesyltransferase/geranylgeranyltransferase type-1 subunit alpha: MSDTSDEEWSESWIPYSQRSDWKDVVPLAQDDGENPVVEIAYSAKFREIFDYFRAILARQEKSSRALELTTDALRLNPANYTVWQYRRDILRELGSDLSEELGYIEDVITENAKNYQVWHHRRVIVEMLNDASKELDLTEMALRTDAKNYHAWQHRQWAISTFNLYDDELAFVDRLISEDIRNNSAWNQRFFVLKHFGFTTEVIQRELDYALNRIRIVKNNESSWNYLKGILRRSGNGSLSQFPEVIAFCEELYANNSRSPYLIAFLIDVYCEKCLQTSDLGEKEALSRKVYSLCDDMSKKHDVIRRKYWQYVADQLKSKLDSKQL; encoded by the exons ATGAGTGATACTTCTGATGAAGAGTGGAGTGAATCATGGATACCATACAGCCAAAGAAGTGATTGGAAAGATGTGGTACCCTTGGCGCAGGATGATGGTGAAAATCCAGTCGTAGAGATAGCTTACAGTGCAAAAT ttcGCGAAATCTTTGACTACTTTCGTGCTATTCTTGCCCGCCAAGAGAAATCCTCCCGTGCCTTGGAACTGACCACAGATGCTTTACGCCTAAATCCAGCCAATTATACAGTGTGGCAATATCGGCGAGATATTCTGCGTGAACTGGGAAGCGATTTAAGCGAGGAGCTGGGGTACATTGAGGATGTCATTACTGAGAATGCCAAGAATTACCAGGTTTGGCACCACCGTCGAGTTATTGTTGAAATGCTGAATGATGCCTCAAAGGAATTGGATTTGACGGAGATGGCTCTTCGCACCGACGCCAAAAACTATCATGCATGGCAACATAGGCAGTGGGCTATAAGCACCTTTAA TCTTTACGACGATGAGCTGGCCTTCGTTGATCGTCTCATTTCGGAAGATATACGCAACAATTCAGCATGGAATCAACGATTTTTTGTACTCAAACATTTTGGATTTACAACAGAAGTCATACAACGCGAACTTGACTATGCTTTGAATCGCATACGTATTGTTAAGAACAATGAAAGCTCCTGGAATTACCTCAAAGGTATATTGCGGCGCAGTGGCAATGGTTCATTGTCCCAATTCCCCGAAGTTATAGCATTTTGTGAAGAACTTTACGCAAATAATTCCCGATCTCCGTAccttattgcatttttaatcgATGTTTActgtgaaaaatgtttgcaaaccTCTGACTTGGGTGAAAAAGAGGCACTATCACGTAAAGTCTATTCGCTGTGTGATGATATGTCGAAGAAACACGACGTAATTCGTCGTAAATATTGGCAATATGTAGCCGATCAATTAAAATCGAAGCTGGACTCGAAGCAATTGTAA